In one window of Pseudobdellovibrionaceae bacterium DNA:
- a CDS encoding CbbQ/NirQ/NorQ/GpvN family protein has product MSSIYYKPIKKEVEVFSTSFELNLPVLLKGPTGCGKSRFVEAMAEKFDLNVVTVVCNDETSATDLLGRYLIKGTETLWQDGPVTTAVRNGSLLYMDEIAEAREDIVTVLHSLSDYRRRLFLDRNNETLDAPSDFMMVVSFNPGYQQSFKELKPSMRQRFVTLSFDYPEFDIECEIVSKESELDLAQVKQLVKISSKLRTLEGLGLAETVSTRLIIGAAKLIRGGLHPRLACEVGIVQALTDDRDKIEAMNDLISMVF; this is encoded by the coding sequence ATGAGTAGTATCTACTACAAACCTATTAAAAAAGAAGTCGAGGTTTTCTCGACTTCTTTTGAACTCAACCTACCAGTCTTACTTAAGGGGCCCACTGGCTGTGGAAAGTCTCGATTTGTTGAGGCCATGGCTGAGAAATTTGACCTTAATGTAGTAACGGTTGTCTGCAACGATGAAACCTCTGCCACTGACTTGTTGGGGCGTTATTTAATCAAGGGTACGGAAACCCTATGGCAAGATGGGCCCGTGACCACGGCAGTTCGCAATGGCAGCCTCCTATATATGGATGAAATCGCCGAAGCCAGGGAAGATATTGTTACAGTGCTGCACTCATTGAGTGATTATAGGCGTCGACTCTTTTTAGACAGAAACAATGAAACCCTTGATGCACCAAGCGATTTTATGATGGTTGTGAGCTTTAATCCCGGCTACCAACAGAGCTTTAAAGAGTTGAAGCCATCCATGCGGCAACGTTTTGTCACTCTTTCGTTTGATTATCCTGAGTTTGATATTGAATGTGAAATTGTATCAAAAGAATCTGAGCTGGATTTAGCCCAAGTGAAACAACTTGTGAAAATATCGAGTAAGTTACGCACACTTGAAGGTTTGGGACTTGCTGAAACTGTCTCAACAAGACTGATAATCGGTGCTGCCAAACTGATAAGAGGCGGTCTCCACCCGCGCCTGGCCTGCGAGGTCGGCATTGTGCAGGCACTCACCGACGATAGAGATAAAATTGAAGCCATGAATGACTTGATTTCAATGGTCTTTTAG
- a CDS encoding cbb3-type cytochrome c oxidase subunit I, translated as MKFKTQKIAYYFFATSMLLLVLQIVFGFIMSFAHMGMDGLHDIIPFNAARASHNNLLVVWLLAGFMGAAHYIIPEECERDIEYPKLAYLQLGSLILVGVTAIIGFHFNWWEGRKFLEIPRPLDYLVVINVLMFIFNIGVTIWKAEKKTTTTLVLFFGLLMAALLYLPGLIPTDNQTMDSYWRWWVVHLWVEGVWELIMGGILSFLLIKLTGVDREIIEKWLYIIVGITFLSGILGTGHHYYYIGTPNYWLLIGGLFSALEPLAFLGIAIYAIAMAKKGQRNHPNKMALHWTLGCAILSFVGAGFLGFAHTLPQVNLWTHGTLVTAMHGHMAFWGAYAMLVLAIVTYAIPNLTGRKNLNSAVSIYAFWSTTIGMIAMTVAFGIAGVAQVYLERKLGMDFLVVQEELHVHFVGLTLAACLFTSGVLAFVYQFIKSGLPTDADVTPEYV; from the coding sequence ATGAAATTCAAAACACAAAAAATCGCATATTACTTTTTCGCAACCTCCATGTTGCTACTTGTATTACAAATTGTATTTGGCTTCATAATGTCATTTGCTCACATGGGAATGGATGGTCTGCATGACATTATACCCTTTAATGCAGCAAGAGCTAGTCACAATAACCTTCTGGTTGTTTGGTTACTTGCAGGGTTTATGGGGGCAGCTCATTACATCATTCCCGAGGAATGTGAACGAGACATAGAGTACCCTAAGCTTGCCTACTTGCAACTGGGATCGCTTATCCTTGTTGGGGTTACCGCCATTATCGGGTTTCATTTCAATTGGTGGGAAGGGCGTAAGTTTTTAGAAATTCCTCGCCCACTTGATTACCTGGTTGTGATCAATGTATTGATGTTCATTTTCAACATCGGCGTGACTATTTGGAAGGCAGAGAAAAAAACAACGACCACTCTTGTTTTGTTTTTTGGGTTGCTAATGGCTGCTCTTCTTTATCTTCCAGGATTGATTCCCACGGACAACCAAACCATGGACTCCTACTGGAGATGGTGGGTTGTGCATTTATGGGTCGAGGGTGTTTGGGAGCTTATCATGGGAGGTATTCTCTCCTTCTTGCTCATTAAACTCACTGGCGTAGATCGGGAAATCATTGAAAAGTGGCTCTACATCATCGTTGGTATCACTTTCCTAAGTGGGATATTAGGAACAGGTCATCACTACTATTACATTGGTACACCTAACTATTGGCTTCTCATTGGTGGGCTTTTCAGCGCATTGGAACCGCTAGCGTTTTTAGGTATCGCTATTTACGCCATAGCCATGGCTAAGAAGGGGCAACGTAATCACCCCAACAAAATGGCGCTACACTGGACCCTGGGTTGCGCCATATTGTCATTCGTTGGTGCCGGCTTTTTAGGTTTTGCTCATACCTTACCTCAGGTAAATCTTTGGACACATGGCACCTTGGTAACAGCCATGCATGGGCATATGGCCTTTTGGGGCGCTTATGCCATGTTGGTTTTAGCAATTGTTACCTATGCCATACCTAACCTTACTGGTCGCAAAAACTTAAATTCAGCAGTTTCTATTTATGCGTTTTGGTCCACGACTATTGGAATGATTGCCATGACCGTAGCCTTTGGTATTGCTGGGGTTGCACAAGTGTATTTAGAAAGAAAGTTGGGCATGGACTTTTTGGTGGTACAAGAAGAGCTTCATGTTCACTTCGTAGGCTTAACCTTGGCAGCATGCTTGTTTACCTCTGGTGTCTTAGCATTTGTTTACCAATTTATTAAATCTGGCTTGCCCACAGACGCTGATGTCACACCTGAATATGTGTAG
- a CDS encoding VWA domain-containing protein, translated as MGIDEKLFYYLWKTKRKLLSKKKQSYTVEFEDIQDRLTVVTNLLAGQYIKTIKGNYMAGLVGDTMFCTPSISTSQETSENILAYLHQVCFSIVARDLGHSLDYKSTTPGSRLESTLEALPEIFAAMRDLYPMLVENSRPLYQAYLDTEQAKSSADREADKYLQCFFADHIQGKSTNTTAIQLNPEPLVDSIGPVKGFVLPPFLALLPIQNVIQFHRDDRSELPVNQRNSEKKTVLQCQPKEIIKRVDLKENENSNPVSLLMEGVQTADIFSGGLKRVDGSDEMEEHGESLEDLNIQEVVRSNHETNSIFKADIAYEVESLDDETFQASDNAANQFIYEEWNFKKRKYLSNFCKLTDQRPPLIEDKSAYESQYHDIVKAHQKQIRNLRHQVEQIFHSRRWKNRQRQGEEIDMDSFIDGLSSLKAGQSSDERFYLSKSRRARDVSALILLDASLSSDSWVDGRRVLDITKEAVVVLHEALEGVFEKISVTAFNSRTRNNCNYFTIKDFSQTWKSSLPYLMALQPSDYTRIGVAIRHSIEKMQRVSSQRKVIILLSDGKPTDYDAYEGKYGIHDVKQALDEAKQKEIDVFSLAIDQEAKYYFPQMFGKNNFRVINHANELADEFVSLCTRLV; from the coding sequence ATGGGCATTGATGAAAAGCTTTTCTACTACCTCTGGAAGACTAAAAGAAAACTTCTTAGCAAAAAAAAGCAATCATACACCGTTGAATTCGAAGATATTCAAGACCGCCTCACTGTTGTGACAAATCTACTGGCCGGACAGTATATTAAAACTATCAAAGGTAACTATATGGCTGGCCTTGTGGGGGATACGATGTTTTGCACCCCTTCGATTTCCACCTCACAAGAAACCAGCGAAAATATTCTGGCCTATTTACATCAGGTTTGTTTTTCAATTGTCGCCCGCGACCTTGGACATAGCCTCGACTACAAATCAACAACACCGGGCTCAAGGCTAGAATCTACTTTAGAGGCCTTGCCAGAAATTTTTGCGGCTATGAGGGATTTGTATCCCATGCTCGTAGAAAATAGCCGACCTCTTTATCAAGCTTATTTAGACACAGAACAAGCCAAGAGCTCAGCAGATCGAGAGGCCGACAAGTATCTCCAATGCTTTTTTGCCGATCATATACAGGGAAAAAGTACAAATACTACAGCTATCCAGCTCAATCCAGAACCATTAGTGGATTCAATAGGGCCTGTAAAAGGCTTTGTCCTCCCTCCATTTCTAGCGTTGCTACCAATACAAAACGTCATTCAATTTCATCGAGATGATCGATCTGAACTGCCTGTGAACCAACGAAATAGTGAAAAGAAAACTGTATTGCAATGTCAGCCGAAGGAAATAATCAAGCGAGTTGACCTTAAAGAAAATGAGAATTCCAACCCAGTAAGTTTACTGATGGAAGGGGTTCAAACCGCAGATATTTTTTCCGGCGGACTCAAGCGTGTTGATGGCTCCGATGAAATGGAGGAACACGGCGAGAGCCTTGAGGATCTAAACATCCAAGAGGTGGTGAGGTCTAATCACGAAACAAACTCTATATTTAAAGCAGATATCGCATATGAGGTTGAGAGTCTGGATGATGAGACATTCCAGGCTTCAGATAATGCTGCAAATCAATTTATTTACGAAGAATGGAACTTTAAAAAGAGAAAATATTTAAGCAATTTTTGTAAACTCACCGATCAACGCCCGCCATTGATTGAAGACAAGTCAGCTTATGAGTCCCAATATCACGACATCGTAAAAGCTCATCAAAAACAGATTCGAAACCTGAGGCATCAGGTTGAGCAGATTTTTCACTCGCGAAGGTGGAAAAACCGACAACGTCAGGGCGAGGAGATCGATATGGACTCATTTATTGATGGGCTCTCATCGTTGAAGGCCGGGCAGTCTTCAGATGAAAGATTTTACCTTTCGAAAAGCAGGCGAGCCCGCGATGTTTCGGCACTTATTCTTCTTGATGCAAGCCTCTCCTCTGACTCCTGGGTGGATGGACGTAGGGTTTTGGATATTACCAAAGAAGCCGTTGTGGTTCTGCATGAGGCCTTGGAAGGCGTTTTTGAAAAAATCTCTGTGACGGCATTTAATAGTCGTACACGAAACAATTGCAACTATTTTACAATTAAGGACTTCAGCCAAACCTGGAAGTCCTCCCTGCCCTATTTAATGGCTCTTCAACCATCAGACTATACTAGAATAGGAGTTGCCATTCGCCATAGTATCGAAAAAATGCAAAGGGTAAGTTCTCAACGCAAAGTGATCATACTTCTAAGTGACGGCAAACCTACTGACTATGATGCCTATGAAGGGAAATATGGCATCCATGACGTCAAGCAAGCATTGGACGAAGCCAAACAAAAAGAAATTGATGTTTTCTCACTGGCTATTGATCAGGAAGCAAAATACTATTTTCCACAAATGTTTGGAAAAAATAATTTTAGGGTAATCAACCATGCCAACGAACTGGCCGACGAATTTGTAAGCCTTTGTACAAGACTTGTATAA
- a CDS encoding cytochrome c, with translation MLSKAAARNFFLIGTGLCFGAFFLLTLDTIRQVPDQTNAQNLGESEIRGKHLFETNNCMGCHTILGEGAYYAPELTKSYVTKGPEFIKMMLTDPEKLYPGRRKMVKYDFTESEKADLVAFLKWVSEMDLNGFPPKPDLNQ, from the coding sequence ATGCTCTCAAAAGCAGCAGCAAGAAACTTTTTTTTAATTGGAACAGGCCTTTGCTTTGGGGCCTTCTTCTTACTCACTCTGGATACAATCCGGCAAGTACCGGACCAGACAAATGCACAAAACTTGGGGGAGTCCGAGATCAGAGGAAAACACCTCTTTGAAACCAATAATTGCATGGGTTGCCATACAATACTTGGCGAGGGCGCCTACTATGCCCCCGAGCTAACAAAGTCATATGTAACCAAGGGACCTGAGTTCATAAAGATGATGCTCACCGACCCCGAAAAGCTCTATCCGGGCCGAAGAAAAATGGTCAAATATGATTTTACCGAAAGCGAAAAAGCAGACCTTGTTGCCTTTCTAAAGTGGGTCAGCGAGATGGATTTAAATGGCTTTCCACCAAAACCAGACTTGAATCAATAG